Within Chloroflexota bacterium, the genomic segment CCTGTCTCTCTCGGCCAGTCGCTCCGGATACGGAGGGAAGAGGTCGATGATCAGCAGGCCGCCCGGCCGCAGATGATGGCGCCAGCAGCGCAGGGCCGCCAGCTGTTCCGCCTGCGTCTTCAGATGCATGAAGGAGTTCAGCGCGCAGAGGGCCATGTGGAACCGTTGATCGAGCGTGAACTCCTGCATCTCCGCCCGAATCAAGGAAACGCGATCCTGGACCCCTGCAGCCTCCGCCTTGCTCCGGGCGATATTCAGCATGGCCTCGGAGATGTCGATGCCGGTCACCTGAAACCCGGCCCTGGCCAGAGGGATCAACAGGCGGCCGGTGCCGCATGCCAGCTCCAGGATCGGGCTGCCCGCTCGTTCTGCAAAGCCCCGGTACATGGGGATGTCGGCGTCGAAC encodes:
- a CDS encoding class I SAM-dependent methyltransferase, with the protein product MIDFDRFARFYDYEYGEFDADIPMYRGFAERAGSPILELACGTGRLLIPLARAGFQVTGIDISEAMLNIARSKAEAAGVQDRVSLIRAEMQEFTLDQRFHMALCALNSFMHLKTQAEQLAALRCWRHHLRPGGLLIIDLFPPYPERLAERDRQLIVQHIWDHAEGGVTIVKQQTQQVDFAEQQIHVHFIYDEVSPDGAVRRTLAPFIMRYLGRFEMELLLDKAGYAIEAIYGSWDLDPFESESERMIFVARRREGDS